Proteins encoded in a region of the Loxodonta africana isolate mLoxAfr1 chromosome 22, mLoxAfr1.hap2, whole genome shotgun sequence genome:
- the LOC100667371 gene encoding olfactory receptor 5W2-like: protein MDGENCSSLTGFHLVGITNNPEIKVTIFTLFLVVYLIILMANLGMIILIRMDSQLQTPMYFFLSHLSFCDLRYSTAVGPKMLIDLLTKDKSISFYGCALQFFIFCIFADSECLLLAVMAFDRYKAISNPLLYTVSMSSRVCSVLMAGIYLVDMVDALIHTTLTFRLCFCGSSEINHFFCDVPPLLLLSCSDTQVNELVIFTIFGFIELSTLSGVLVSYCHIILSVLKIRSAEGKFKAFSTCTSHLAAVAIFQGTMLFTYFRPSSAYSLDQDKMTSLFYTLIIPMLNPLVHSLRNKDVKEALEKLKNKMWF, encoded by the coding sequence atggatggagAGAATTGCTCCTCCTTGACTGGATTCCACCTCGTGGGAATTACTAATAACCCTGAGATCAAAGTGACCATATTCACCTTGTTTCTGGTGGTTTATCTCATTATTCTTATGGCAAATCTTGGAATGATCATTTTAATAAGAATGGACTCCCAGCTTCAAACAccaatgtactttttcctcagccacctctccTTCTGTGACCTCCGCTATTCCACAGCAGTTGGGCCCAAGATGCTGATAGACCTCTTAACCAAAGACAAATCAATTTCCTTCTACGGGTGTGCTCTGCAATTCttcattttctgtatctttgccgATTCCGAGTGTCTCCTGCTGGCAGTGATGGCCTTTGATAGGTACAAGGCCATTAGCAACCCCTTGCTCTATACAGTCAGCATGTCCAGCAGAGTGTGCTCCGTGCTCATGGCTGGGATTTACCTGGTGGACATGGTGGACGCTTTGATACATACGACATTAACTTTCCGCTTATGTTTCTGTGGGTCAAGTGAAAttaatcatttcttctgtgaTGTCCCTCCTCTTCTGTTGCTATCTTGTTCGGACACGCAGGTCAATGAATTAGTGATATTCACCATTTTTGGCTTCATTGAACTGAGTACCCTTTCAGGGGTTTTAGTCTCTTACTGTCACATCATCCTCTCAGTCTTAAAGATCCGCTCTGCTGAGGGAAAGTTCAAAGCTTTCTCCACCTGCACCTCCCACTTAGCTGCTGTTGCAATTTTCCAGGGAACTATGCTCTTTACGTATTTCCGACCAAGTTCTGCCTACTCTCTAGATCAAGACAAGATGACCTCATTGTTTTATACCCTTATTATTCCCATGTTAAACCCCCTGGTACACAGCCTAAGAAATAAAGACGTGAAAGAAGCTCtggaaaaactcaaaaataaaatgTGGTTTTAA